A window from Desulfuromonas acetoxidans DSM 684 encodes these proteins:
- a CDS encoding ABC transporter ATP-binding protein → MSSDQHTLHIHQLSTFFFTTQGIVKAVRDVSLSLAAGQTLALVGESGCGKSMTALSVLRLVPQPGRIVTGQIYFGDVDLLQLSNEEMRRVRGNRIAMIFQDPMTALNPVFNIGSQLEEVLKLHLGLDRKAAQQKSVDLLHQVGIPSPAQRCHDYPHQLSGGMRQRVMIAMALACNPEVLIADEPTTALDVTIQAQIMALLDEQRQQRRMANLLISHDLGVVAQNADIVAIMYDGLIVEQAPVTTLFNAPRHPYTQGLLNCIPHLGQRHKSLSNMPQGSFWQNCSQDFAPRGAECAPLCTIGENHLVRMWE, encoded by the coding sequence ATGTCCTCAGATCAACACACACTACACATCCACCAGCTCAGCACCTTCTTTTTCACTACCCAGGGCATCGTCAAAGCGGTGCGCGATGTCAGCTTGTCACTTGCCGCCGGACAGACCCTGGCTTTGGTCGGTGAATCCGGCTGCGGCAAATCCATGACCGCCCTGTCGGTTCTGCGTCTGGTACCGCAACCGGGGCGTATTGTCACCGGACAAATCTATTTTGGCGATGTTGACCTGCTGCAACTGTCCAACGAAGAGATGCGCCGGGTACGCGGCAACCGGATCGCCATGATTTTTCAGGACCCTATGACCGCACTCAATCCGGTCTTCAACATCGGCAGTCAACTTGAAGAAGTGCTGAAGCTCCACTTGGGGCTGGATCGAAAAGCTGCCCAACAGAAAAGCGTCGACCTGCTTCATCAAGTCGGTATCCCCTCGCCGGCACAGCGTTGTCACGATTATCCCCATCAGCTCTCCGGCGGCATGCGCCAACGGGTGATGATTGCCATGGCCCTGGCTTGCAATCCCGAGGTCTTGATTGCCGATGAACCAACCACAGCCCTTGATGTCACCATCCAGGCGCAGATCATGGCGTTGCTCGACGAGCAGCGCCAGCAACGGCGCATGGCCAACCTGCTCATCAGCCATGACCTCGGTGTTGTAGCCCAGAATGCAGACATTGTCGCGATCATGTATGACGGGCTGATTGTTGAACAAGCTCCGGTCACCACGTTATTCAACGCCCCCCGCCATCCATACACCCAGGGCCTGCTGAACTGCATTCCCCATCTCGGCCAACGCCATAAATCGCTTTCCAACATGCCGCAAGGATCCTTCTGGCAGAACTGCTCGCAAGACTTTGCCCCGCGCGGTGCCGAATGTGCACCATTGTGCACCATCGGCGAAAACCATCTTGTCCGGATGTGGGAGTAA